The genome window CTGGATCACTGATCTGTATCTTCGCTTCAACTTCGGTTTTCTTTATTTCCAGTGCAACGCTAAGTAGTGCAATTTTTGGATTCTTGACGATTTTCGGCATCCTCGGGTGAACACGTTCCTTATCGATAACGATACCTTTGACAATCTCGGTATCTGCTATCGAACCTCCAACTTTTTTTACAATCTTGATGTTGTCCACGTCTACAATAGTCTTTCCACCTCGATCCTCAGCTACCGATTTCACAGCCTGGACAGCGAGTTGCGCGAGCTTGTCCTTTTGACCACCTACACTTTTGCCCATCATGGCAGTGCTTGCAATCTTCTTAAGGAGATCTTCTTGATCTGGTTTTACAGATATTGCGATTGATTCAAGCATTTTCACGGCTTCGGCTGCTGCCATGCGGTATCCGTTTACTATGATTGAGGGATGAACTTTCTGATCAAGCAGAGCCTCTGCCTTTTTCAGCAATTCCCCAGCTAGTATCACAGAAGTAGTAGTTCCATCACCACATTCAGAATCTTGTGTCTTCGCCACTTCAACAACCATCTTTGCAGCCGGATGTTGAACATCCATCTCCTTTAGAATCGTCACACCATCATTCGTCACAACGATGTCGCCCATAGAATCAACTAGCATCTTATCCATGCCCTTAGGCCCAAGCGTTGAACGAACTGAGTCAGCAACTGCTCGTGCGGCAGCGATGTTGTTCAACTGTGCCTCTCGGTCCCGACTTCTTTCGGTTCCCTCTCTTAGCACAATGATCGGCTGCCCTTGTCCCATTGAATACGCCATTATGTAGCCTCCTTTTGCGGTGGTATTTTGGTTCTTCTATAAGAACTATTGCATAGGGAGAATACCTGGAATTTCGCAAACTGGAAGATTGAATAATGAGAATATTGAGCAGTATAACGAAAATGTTTGTCAACAAAATTTTGAAATTGATCGAATGCTCAGAATGCCTCTTCACAAAGCAAATTATTTTCCCTACAGAAAAGTGATATTCTAGAGGCAAGTTTGTAATAAAAAGAATCCGAGGTGGCTTTCTCGAAAAATAGTCCTCTGAAATGTGAATCCTTCATACAATTACTTAATGCCAGAACTTCTTCCATACCGTGTCTGAATCGCAGTTTATCGATCATTATTCTCTTGGTGCCAGTATTTGCAATTTCTGAAAGAAGCGCGTCTAAATTCGCGTCAGTCACAATTGGAAGAATAGGGCCAATCATTGCATAGGTGTCCACTCCCAATTGAGAAAATTTTCTCAACGCCTCTAATCTTCTATATGGTGGTGGAGCTCTCGGCTCAATTTCAAGTGCGTAGTCTTCATCTATTGTAGTGATTGTAATTCCAATCTCAACATTCTTCAATTTTGTGATGGCGTCTACATCTCTGGCGATTAAATCAGACTTCGTGAGAATAGTCACTCTGAGATTTGATCGCGTGAGAATCTCTAGACATCTTCTCGTGATTAGGAAATCGCTCTCCCCAGGTTGATAAGGATCGGTTACAGTGCCTATGCCTATTGTTCCAGATTTTCCGGCGATTTCCCGCCTCAGCAATGATGGCAAATTAATTTTTGCCTCGATATGAGTCGACCAATCGTCTCGATTGATTCTAAGTACATATGGCGCGTAGCAATAAAGACAACCGTGAGCGCATCCCCTATAAGGGTTTAGGGCATAGTCAATACCCGGAAGCTTGGAGGGAATCATAGATTTGGTGCAATTCTTTTTAACATAAAGAATTCGTTTCCGCGTGTCTATGCTACTATCACACTTATGTTCATTCGACAATGTGATGTTACTCATATTCATCGATTCTCCGCTGATGTATCAAGTCCTTCAGTATCTCGCTGTAGTCGATCCAGACATGGATAGGGATATCCATTTTAGTCTGAACCTGCAATAACGCATCTTTTAAACTATTGAATTTCAGAGGTTTTTGATTTAACGCAGCCCTAACGTTTTCTCTGACATTCCAAACCCCTACCGGCATGATATAGCCAGGATGCGCCTCCCTGAAGATTACAGCACCCGCCTGCCTTTTCTCTTTATTCAGAAGCTCGTTGACTGCCAGGCGTGCAGCATAGTAGCAGCCGCCAATCTGAGCGTAATTGCTTCTTCCGCTGTAAAATTCATGATCGCTTATGATCTCTATACTCTTTCCCGAAGGATTCCATGCGGTATTGGGGTACCAAGCCTCGATAAGCTCGTATCTCCACGATGTTGGCAATAAGAGCACAATCCACCTATTGTCCAGCTGCTCCCAATAGTAGAGTCTGAACTCGTCGATTGGGTGGTAAGTTTTTGTTTTCTGCAGAAGAGCTCTGCCAATTATGTCATCGATAGCTGTGATGCTCCACCTGGTTGGTACAAATTTTCTATTTGCTTTCAAACCAAAAGCACCTACGCTGAAAGCCTTCTGTATCCTCGAAATCATTACGCCATTGCGATACAAACTCACCACAGCATCAACGGCTTTCAAATCCGTATCATAAAAGGCTTTCTCTATTCTATGGTCATATTTGGGATTCTCAATATTTAGAGCCTTCAAATCAGCAGAGGGGCCAAAGGGTTGTATTTCATCATCTAGAATAATCCTCCCAGATGGCAGTCTTTCGAATTTAGCTTCAACTCCAATAGAGTTAACCGAAAGAGCAAGCTCTCTAGTTTGCTCAACGATTTTTGATGGTGAATCCACATCATGAACGCTGATTCTGTATTTTCCACGTACTAGGCTAAATCTGAAACTCACGATGTCATCAATAGATCTTCCAATCCACAGTTCAGGCGTATCGAGAACTGAGGTATCTCCAAGCACAGGGGGAACGAGTGGACCTATCTCTACTTTTGGATAACCATACCTGCCTATGAAAACACCTGGAGGGGAACTTCCGAATAGATCTAGACTTTCTATCAGTTTTCTTGTCTTTGCGTGAGCGTAAAATCTTAACATCAATGGACATCGTTCTTTGCCGCACAGAAAACGTGAGCCTTTGCATAAAACGCAGAGCGATTTTTCTGGCCTACCATGCAGTTCCCTGGTTGGTTTTTCGACGAAGTACCCACCGAATTCAAATAGAATTGGTCCGTCAGTTTTTTGCATTGGGATCTTGATAACTATTTGCAGGGTGCGATTATATTATTTTTCCTACAGGTCGGCAAAATGTGTGAGATAATATATCCTAACCTGCGAGTGAGAGTATCATGAGATTCGAGTTGTATTGTGGAAGCTTTCCTTTGAACATTTGAATTCCCGTTCCCCTTATCTTGAAATCATTTGCCTGTATCTTAGGATAAATGAATTGATCTACAATCGGAAATCTGACATACATTTTCTTCTTCCCTGATTCGAACGATTCATTTTCGCAAGCGAGAAGTAGCGAATCAAATACTTTCTCACGATCTTCAAATTGCTTATCAACAAGCAGGAATTTCACAAAAGAATAATCACCTTCATCATCTCGTAGATATGTATGAATCGAGGCAATCCCAATAACTCGAGACTCTAGAAAAAATGCAAGAATCGAACCCAGATCGTTATCTA of Methanomassiliicoccales archaeon contains these proteins:
- a CDS encoding Nre family DNA repair protein, with translation MQKTDGPILFEFGGYFVEKPTRELHGRPEKSLCVLCKGSRFLCGKERCPLMLRFYAHAKTRKLIESLDLFGSSPPGVFIGRYGYPKVEIGPLVPPVLGDTSVLDTPELWIGRSIDDIVSFRFSLVRGKYRISVHDVDSPSKIVEQTRELALSVNSIGVEAKFERLPSGRIILDDEIQPFGPSADLKALNIENPKYDHRIEKAFYDTDLKAVDAVVSLYRNGVMISRIQKAFSVGAFGLKANRKFVPTRWSITAIDDIIGRALLQKTKTYHPIDEFRLYYWEQLDNRWIVLLLPTSWRYELIEAWYPNTAWNPSGKSIEIISDHEFYSGRSNYAQIGGCYYAARLAVNELLNKEKRQAGAVIFREAHPGYIMPVGVWNVRENVRAALNQKPLKFNSLKDALLQVQTKMDIPIHVWIDYSEILKDLIHQRRIDEYE
- a CDS encoding radical SAM protein; the protein is MIPSKLPGIDYALNPYRGCAHGCLYCYAPYVLRINRDDWSTHIEAKINLPSLLRREIAGKSGTIGIGTVTDPYQPGESDFLITRRCLEILTRSNLRVTILTKSDLIARDVDAITKLKNVEIGITITTIDEDYALEIEPRAPPPYRRLEALRKFSQLGVDTYAMIGPILPIVTDANLDALLSEIANTGTKRIMIDKLRFRHGMEEVLALSNCMKDSHFRGLFFEKATSDSFYYKLASRISLFCRENNLLCEEAF